A segment of the Cololabis saira isolate AMF1-May2022 chromosome 3, fColSai1.1, whole genome shotgun sequence genome:
GGGCATGAACTCCTTCATATAGGTAGCCATATTTTGCATTGTGTTATTTACAGGAAACAATGCATTTAAACATAGGGCAAGTGTTCTAATGCTATTTCCAACCCAGAACTCTTATTGTCACATTCAGTTAATATTTCCTCACCATCTGTCACCTGCCCATCTCGTGAGTAACCTACTCtgtaaaggaaaaacaaaaatggtctTTATACATGGCAATGGCTCCATAAAtatggaaacaaacaaaaagagggCAGCCTGTCCCCAAAGTGTAACAAACATTGCTCCGGCTAATCAAGGGGAGGGTTTTGGTGTTAATGGAAGGAGATGGAGGGAGGAGCTAGCTCtattttgttgatgtttcaTTATTAATATCAAGATATAAAAATAATCCAGAAATCCCTGTACATACCTTTTAAGTAATACTGTGTACTTTGAAATCTTGGTTCATTCATCGCCTCCAACTGATGTCATCTTCCTAAAAAAGGACTATATGTTTAAATATCAGTCTAATTTTCTTTATCGAttctttgaaaaaaatgtttttttcaaagaaCCAACCTtacttgtgtgtttgtgtgcccaTTCTCCTGTATTTGTATAGTTCCCTGGATGGCGGAGGTGCTGTTGCCCTTTGCACATGTCAGCAGGAAAGGGCAGTCATGCTCCAACATTGACAGAATTGATATGTTTGCAGAGACAGGAGAAAGATAGAAGGCAGGTTGATAAGCAGAGGTTTATGAATCAGGTTTACTCTGTCAGCAGGGGCAGGCAGTTAGAGTGAGAGGGGAAAGGGAGAGATAGAGAtcctggaggaaaataaaaaagacagcGAAGTCATACAGAAGATAGATCCGAGGTTTGTATAAACTATCTCTCTCATCGCGGGGCCTCACAACAGGTAATGGTAGTTTTTGTTCCGATTTACTGTACCTATCTGGCATAATGTCAACATCCAGGCACCCTCATATATTTCAACTCTTTCTAAATGGCTGCGACCATGCTAAAAAGTTTGACCCTATACTTTTAAAGAGATTGAGTGATTAATTGCAGCATTTACTAGTAATTACACTCCAAGTGTCCAGCCAACAGTGTGATTTGAAACTCATGCAAGGTGGATTAAACTCCAATAATTACTTCAGTAAATCAATTTTGTTGAGACCCTTCAAGTATTGAGACAGGAGACAGCTGTGTAAAGTGATTATGAAGTTGTATGGAGTTTATTTTAGCCAGTTAGAATTATTATAAATGTGACGAATGACACCGACTGTGAGTAAAGGTCAGACTAATTACATGGAATGGACAGGTGCCATGTGGATGCAGCAAATCTGAAATTTCATTATTCCTTCATTCTGCCCAAATGTAAAGTATTGTTTGATAATGCACCAGAGATGGCTGCCAATCATTTTGCAAATGCATTTTGCTGAAAATTACTTGGGAGTGGAGTGTGAACTGATGTGATTGACTGTCGCTGGATTTACACATAAATGTCTGGGCCTATTTGGGTCTGTAAGAATACATAAATGATGCAAAGCAAGGAGAGaagagaaacattttttttaaatgaaaagagaaaagcaaGCGGTAACAGTATGTTGCCAGCCAGCTTGGTGCTTGTTGCTCTGTGTTTGCATGGTGCTCACATCCTCGGTGGAGAAGTTCTGTCAAGTCTGGTAGGGTCTGACCTTTTCACTCTCTGGGCATGTTTTCAGCTCTCCAGTACCTATCAAAATAACCATGCACCCCCTGCCCATTTCTTTGCCCATAGCACGGACTTTTGCATTCCTTCTTCACTTGTTCTTCcacattttgtgaatattttaAGTATTCAGAACTGTACCCCTGTGCTTAGCCTCAAAATTTTGTCAACTCTTTGTTACCCTTTCTCATTTATATTCCTTTTGTTCTTCGTCTTCCTATCTGCGTTTGACCATTCTGTGAAAAATCTAAGCTTCAGGGCCGTGTGGTAATACACGACAGCAGCAGCAAGCAGAGTGGGAATGAATGAGGCTGAATTTGAGCAAGCGTTGAtatctattttatattttaatttcttttttctttcatctaATTCCTAGCAATGACTTGTCTAAAAGTAGAAGAAAGAATGTTATCACCAATCTGAAATGTTTATTCAGCTGTCATATTgggtagaaaaagaaaatcatttcATTTGACTGCTCAACATTCAGGCAAAACATGGTTATTAAAATCATTGTAATTGATAATATTTTTTAGATCAAACAGAGGAAAAACTGTGGAATCACCTGATCGTCAATCATGGGAAAAGAGTATGGAATCAGTGTAATTTGTATTTCTGAACAAAATTCTGCAGTTTTAGTCAAAACTAAATATGCAAATTAGTCTGCAGTTAAAATAGAGTGCTGGTACACCATAATGAGCTCTTGCACCTGGTTGATTGACACAAAACATGGCTCCAACAAGAGAGCCGTCAGCTGAAATAATGGAAAGGATTTCAAGACTTATTCAAGAAGGTAATTCAACACAGAGTTTAGCAAAAGATGTTGATTCAGCTGTGTCTGTAGAAGAACGCAAACAAAATGGAATGGTTGAAAAAGGAAACCATACTGGCAGACCAAGGAAGATGTTGAAGCTTTAAGAAATAAcactttaaaaaattaaatacaaatGGAGGGTATAGAAAATGTCTAACAAGagaaatgaaaaaattaaaataaatgggcAGAAACATGTCATTCTGGCCAAATTGTAAGAAACCAACTAAGAAAAGTGAGATGTACATTACACAAAAGCTATTATTCACagctaaaaagaagaagaaagaaacaatACTGAAGTGGATTGAAGAGACATGCATATAGAATATTCTTTAGAAGTAAGTCACACTTCGATATCAAATTAGGTTTCGTGATAAAGTCTATCCTTTTTATAAGGATGATGATGTATCCTGTTTAAGAGTGAAGAACgataaaccatttctttaaaaaatatataactgAAAGACATGGCCAGAATATCATCTTGAACCCAAGCTGATGAAAAGTCGACGACTTCAAGTTCTCAAAAGAACCAGAGGGGTTGCAATCAAacgctattttcttttcttttggttcAAAATTCCATATTTCATGAGGAAGTGattacacacatttttcttcttcttcatctgaaaaatagtaaTTCATTACAAAAGATTTGTAGTTTGTGATTGATCTTCAGAGCCCAAATGTTCAGCTTTTTCGTGACACAATTTTGTGAAATATCTGTCactgacatttttcttttgaataaaacatctgaataaACAATCTTGGATAGTTGTGATTCCTTAGATGAAAAGGGGTTGTATTGTTGGCCTTCATGAATCTTGAtgtgtctttttcttcttttcctcagcTATGGAGTTGATGTGGCTATACTCCTTGTGCCAGTGCACTCTGTGGGCATCTTTGATCATACTCAGTGTGAGGTTGTGCATGGCGGTTTCTGGTAGGAGCCCCATGGCCCAGGAAGCAACTCAAGATGGAAGCACGCGACCCAGGAGCGTCTCGTACTGTCTCCGGCTGTGCCTCGGCTTGGTGGGGACTGTGGACGGGGCAGTGGGATTCCCTGTTGCTGTGTTACTCAACCTGCGAAAACCCCAGTGTCTATACACCTGCATCACGCTTGTGTGTTGCCCATTACTTATCAGGCAGTTTACCATGTTCCTGTTAATGCTACTTACATTGGACACCCACCTACAACATCATTTGGCAGAGAGGTGAGCTTTGAAGAAGGTTGAATCAGTTTATGTAGGAGAGGAATCAATTTCTTTGTATATAacaaattataataaattaaatgcttatatataatacattccCAGAATAAAAGAATGTTTCATGATGCATGTGACACTTTGATACATGCGTGGGAAAGGGTGACTATGTGGGTAGCGAGATTCAACCAGCAGTCTTATAGGCACGCTTTCAAgactaaagaaagaaaatcaatataAGTCAAGCTGTACCTTTAAAGAGTGTTTCCTCAGTGGATCTAACAGTGTTTTTATCCCACATCACTGATATCTGAGAGACAGTAAGGTGATAAAGCAATTTGTGAAGCTGTCACATAATACAAACTATGACAAtatgtctttttttgttgttgctgtttgatTTGTGGTAGTGGCAGTTGTGCATGGCTTGATTCGCTTATAAAAACTCCTCTCACAAAGGAAATGGGTCCTTTCATAAAGTCAGTCTATCACATGTTAGAAACCTCATTTTGTAGCTCCCTATGTGCAAATGTCACAAAAAATGAGCTGTGAAAAACTCCAAACTTGCCCACATCTAGCAGATATTACGACTAGGCAGATATTACAGCAAGGTTGCTCTCTTCCAGATACTggtcataaaaatgtgttgaggcAGTATGCCACTATTCAGTCACTGGGGGTTTTAATTCCTTCTTCTTAAGGAACTGTATGGTAGTCATCAGTATTAGCTGCAAATGTGCTAACATCACTTTGTCTTTATATGGCAGATATTCTTCAGTGGTGACCCGTCAGCGAGCTCTGTGTGTGGTCCTGCTGTGCTGGGTGGCCTCCGTTCTGTCCTCCTTCGCCCAGTTCTTAGGCCCAGACGTCCTCAGCCACTGGAGGAGCAGTGAGGCTGATCAGGGAACAGCTGGCCTCGAGCTGGATGGCAACTGGACAACCTCTCTCCCACACCTTACCAACACACCATACTCCAGTTACCACAACAACCGCAAGGAAATTGGGAAGTTTCTTCCATACGGTGGCTTTTTGTCAAAGTTTTATGTGAAGGACATGGGCAACTTCACCTACGCTGAGATTCACAGCAGCCACTGGGGCATGTGTTCCCCCGACACTATTATCAGTCCCCAGTTCCTAGTCTTTGTCCACGGAATGACAGTGTTTATCCTGCCCTTGGTGTTCTTGTTAGCCATTTACCTCGACCTGTTATGCATGAAGCCAAGAAAGACTCCATTAAATCATGGAGATCTTCAAAAGCATGACTCTGGTTTTGTGCGTTTGCTGCTCCTGTCCTTTTCTCTCTTAGTTTTGCTTTGCCTGCCACTTTACATTATCCACGCTCTCTTGCTCTTTGCCCCAAATACTCATGTTCCTGCCTGGATGCATGCACtttccttcttcctcttccagATGTATGGTCTCGTTCCCCAGATCCTCTTCACTCCTCCTAGGAAACAAGTGGAGGAAGGACAGCTATGTTTCCCTCCTGCTGTCACAAACCTCCATCCTGCAGTAGCTAATTCCAGAGGGAAGTCTGTCCACATGGCACTCCGTGAGGCGGTGCAAGCAGCTCCATGGTCTTCAGCCAAACACTCCCTTAAAACCAAAGTGTGTCCAGAGGTCTAATTTGTTTATTCCTCTAGCCCCCACCCCCAACAAAAGTTTCTAAcctgcatttttgttttcattgttaACAATTTTAAGAAgctcagagaaaccaaacaataaTAAGAGAATGGTTCCATATCTTGTTTGCTTCTTTGCAGAGAGAAATGCTTTAAATCTAAAATGTTTGAAACAAATTACTTGATGATCGAATAAATATTGAATTATTCCTGTTTGTTTTTGGCTTTTTAACAAATCAGCAACATCATGTGTACACACATTATAAATTACTTGCAAGTGAAAAGGCCAGTTAATTATCAGCTCCTGCGCCAAATGTCAGC
Coding sequences within it:
- the LOC133441075 gene encoding adenosine receptor A1-like; protein product: MELMWLYSLCQCTLWASLIILSVRLCMAVSGRSPMAQEATQDGSTRPRSVSYCLRLCLGLVGTVDGAVGFPVAVLLNLRKPQCLYTCITLVCCPLLIRQFTMFLLMLLTLDTHLQHHLAERYSSVVTRQRALCVVLLCWVASVLSSFAQFLGPDVLSHWRSSEADQGTAGLELDGNWTTSLPHLTNTPYSSYHNNRKEIGKFLPYGGFLSKFYVKDMGNFTYAEIHSSHWGMCSPDTIISPQFLVFVHGMTVFILPLVFLLAIYLDLLCMKPRKTPLNHGDLQKHDSGFVRLLLLSFSLLVLLCLPLYIIHALLLFAPNTHVPAWMHALSFFLFQMYGLVPQILFTPPRKQVEEGQLCFPPAVTNLHPAVANSRGKSVHMALREAVQAAPWSSAKHSLKTKVCPEV